One Dysosmobacter welbionis DNA segment encodes these proteins:
- a CDS encoding PfkB family carbohydrate kinase: MTQRERQILNWIEENPLISQQELAEKAGITRSSVAVHISNLMKKGYITGKGYIVHTAPYVTVVGGVNMDIGGWPSEVPVDRDSNPGAVRMSLGGVGRNIAHNMSLLGLDVRMVTAFGDDLYAQKIAASCGELGIDISQSPVIPEGHTSTYLFINDEKGDMLLAVSDMDIYRHLTPQLLSQRQKLLSGSQVLVIDTNIPAESIAYLAENCPVPIFADPVSTAKAVKLQPVLGRLHTLKPNRIEAELLSGVAITDEASLRAAADALLATGLHRVFISLGGDGVFAADRSGERVHLPVLPAEMVNTTGCGDAFMAAITWAYLAGTDLTGTAKAGLAASAIAMEGAETINPAMSAEALKLRAGL, from the coding sequence ATGACCCAGCGGGAACGGCAGATTCTGAACTGGATCGAAGAAAACCCTCTCATCTCCCAGCAGGAACTGGCGGAGAAGGCCGGCATCACCCGGTCCTCCGTGGCGGTGCACATCTCCAACCTGATGAAGAAGGGCTACATCACCGGCAAAGGCTACATCGTCCATACAGCGCCCTATGTCACGGTGGTGGGCGGCGTCAACATGGACATCGGCGGCTGGCCGTCGGAGGTGCCGGTGGACCGGGACTCCAACCCCGGCGCGGTGCGGATGAGTCTGGGCGGCGTGGGCCGGAACATCGCCCACAACATGAGCCTTCTGGGCCTGGACGTGCGGATGGTCACCGCCTTCGGCGACGACCTGTACGCCCAGAAGATCGCCGCCAGCTGCGGGGAACTGGGCATCGACATCTCCCAATCCCCGGTGATCCCGGAGGGGCACACCTCCACTTATCTCTTCATCAATGACGAGAAGGGCGACATGCTGCTGGCGGTCAGTGACATGGACATCTACCGCCATCTGACACCCCAGCTGCTCTCTCAGCGGCAGAAGCTGCTGTCCGGCAGCCAGGTGCTGGTGATCGACACCAATATTCCCGCGGAGAGCATCGCCTATCTGGCAGAGAACTGCCCGGTGCCTATCTTTGCCGACCCGGTCTCCACCGCCAAGGCGGTGAAGTTGCAGCCGGTGCTGGGCAGGCTCCACACCCTCAAGCCCAACCGCATCGAGGCGGAGCTGCTCTCCGGCGTGGCCATCACCGATGAGGCCAGCCTGCGCGCCGCCGCGGACGCCCTGCTGGCCACCGGTCTTCACCGGGTATTCATCTCTCTAGGCGGAGACGGCGTGTTCGCCGCCGACCGTTCCGGGGAGCGGGTGCACCTGCCCGTCCTGCCGGCGGAGATGGTGAACACCACCGGCTGCGGGGATGCCTTCATGGCAGCCATCACCTGGGCCTATCTTGCGGGCACGGATCTGACGGGCACCGCCAAGGCGGGTCTGGCAGCCTCCGCCATCGCCATGGAGGGGGCGGAGACCATCAACCCCGCCATGAGCGCGGAAGCGCTGAAGCTGCGGGCTGGGCTTTAA
- a CDS encoding ABC transporter ATP-binding protein codes for MSKQMEKSALGKKSSGVVLKEITKIFQQPDTGKDFVAVDHINLNIQDGEMVTLLGPSGCGKTTTLRMISGFEYPTSGSVFIGERDVAKIPPNKRGISMVFQSYALFPHLNIWENVAYGLKVAKVSQDEVVRRTNAVMELMQLTGMERRFPNQLSGGQQQRVALARAVVIEPSVLLFDEPLSNLDAKLRESMRDELRALQKRLGITSLYVTHDQSEAMAISDRVVIMKDGVICQQGTPTEIYEQPNSRFVANFIGKANFIDGTFRGMDGENALVEVGGHTFPIPAPGKMEGVQKDGPCCLAVRPESILLSEEEGPLSGRVSRATYYGAKVEYEVMLGDQPIIVEVYNPQLSKRFAEGEAVHMTLIDRCVRVLA; via the coding sequence ATGAGCAAGCAGATGGAAAAGTCGGCGCTGGGCAAAAAGAGCTCCGGCGTGGTTTTAAAAGAGATCACCAAGATCTTCCAGCAGCCGGATACCGGCAAGGATTTCGTGGCTGTGGACCACATCAACCTGAACATCCAGGACGGCGAGATGGTGACGCTGCTGGGCCCTTCCGGCTGCGGCAAAACCACCACGCTGCGGATGATCTCCGGCTTTGAGTACCCCACCAGCGGCAGCGTGTTTATCGGTGAGCGGGATGTTGCCAAGATCCCCCCCAACAAGCGGGGCATCTCCATGGTGTTCCAGAGCTACGCTCTGTTCCCCCATCTGAACATCTGGGAGAACGTGGCCTACGGTCTGAAAGTGGCCAAGGTCTCCCAGGATGAGGTGGTCCGCCGCACCAACGCCGTCATGGAGCTGATGCAGCTGACCGGTATGGAGCGCCGGTTCCCCAACCAGCTCTCCGGCGGACAGCAGCAGCGGGTGGCCCTGGCCCGCGCCGTGGTCATTGAGCCCAGCGTGCTGTTGTTTGACGAGCCCCTGTCCAACTTGGACGCCAAGCTGCGGGAGAGCATGCGGGACGAGCTCCGGGCCCTTCAGAAACGGCTGGGCATCACCTCCCTTTATGTCACCCATGACCAGTCCGAGGCCATGGCCATCTCCGACCGGGTGGTCATCATGAAGGACGGCGTCATCTGCCAGCAGGGCACGCCCACAGAGATCTATGAGCAGCCCAACAGCCGGTTCGTGGCCAACTTCATCGGCAAGGCCAACTTCATCGACGGCACCTTCCGCGGCATGGACGGCGAGAACGCCCTGGTGGAAGTGGGCGGCCACACCTTCCCCATCCCCGCCCCCGGCAAGATGGAGGGCGTCCAGAAGGACGGCCCCTGCTGCCTGGCGGTTCGTCCGGAGTCTATTCTCCTCTCTGAGGAAGAGGGCCCCCTGTCCGGCCGTGTCTCCCGGGCCACTTACTACGGTGCCAAAGTGGAGTACGAGGTCATGCTGGGCGACCAGCCCATCATCGTGGAGGTCTACAACCCCCAGCTGTCCAAGCGCTTCGCAGAGGGCGAAGCGGTCCACATGACCCTCATCGACCGCTGCGTGCGGGTGCTGGCCTGA
- a CDS encoding ABC transporter permease has translation MANAAGSGGKSAARLKRRNESKMIMRQPIMLISILTVIVLLLLFVIYPLVKILLFSLTDASGTFSLATAAEIFSTSRYLKTFGRTMVLGVIVAVIATFIGYIFAYTITRTNVPCKGFLKTIATLPILSPPFILCLSIIFLFGRQGLITNGLLKITDNDVYGMGSLIVVQVLSFFPIAYMTLSGILSSIDASVEDAACNMGASRWHTFWTVTFPLSLPGIISGCLLVFIQSLEDFSNPATIGGDFTTLSVEVYQTITGSYDMQKGSVLALLMLVPTMLAYLLNKYWVNKKSFVTVTGKPTQARKLIDEPHIKWPLFAVCLVVAAVIILFYGTVVFGSFVKTWGYDYTLTLDQYTRALQQGWDSLRNSIILGLIGALIGGLLGMVIAYITAKRDYYGKRFIEVSSVLMFAVPGTVLGIAYILAFNTGFLVLTGTAAILVIVFVFRNMPVAIESGTTTLLQIDNSIEEASTILGAGSGYSFRRISLPMLRNAFFSGLVYSFVKAITAVSAIIFLVSPRWDLVTSKIYTLFDQAKYSQAAAFVTMMVVILLVFIGIFNGLINLLLAPRSRVPKGAGIHEKTEETK, from the coding sequence ATGGCAAACGCTGCTGGTTCGGGCGGCAAAAGCGCCGCCCGCCTGAAAAGGCGGAACGAATCCAAGATGATCATGCGTCAGCCCATCATGCTGATCTCGATCCTTACGGTCATCGTGCTCCTGCTTTTATTCGTCATCTATCCCCTGGTGAAGATTCTGCTCTTCAGCCTGACCGATGCGTCCGGGACTTTCTCCCTGGCTACCGCGGCGGAGATCTTTTCCACCTCCCGGTATTTAAAGACGTTCGGCCGCACCATGGTGCTGGGAGTGATCGTGGCAGTGATCGCCACCTTCATCGGCTACATCTTCGCCTATACCATCACCCGCACAAACGTCCCCTGCAAGGGCTTTCTGAAGACCATCGCCACCCTGCCCATCCTGTCCCCGCCCTTCATTCTGTGCCTGTCCATCATCTTTCTGTTCGGGCGGCAGGGGCTGATTACCAACGGGCTGCTGAAGATCACGGACAACGACGTCTACGGCATGGGCAGCCTGATCGTGGTGCAGGTGCTGAGTTTCTTCCCCATCGCCTATATGACCCTCTCCGGCATCCTCTCCTCCATCGACGCATCGGTGGAGGACGCCGCCTGCAACATGGGCGCCAGCCGGTGGCACACCTTCTGGACGGTCACCTTTCCGCTGTCCCTGCCGGGCATCATCTCCGGCTGCCTGCTGGTGTTCATCCAGTCTCTGGAGGACTTCTCCAATCCCGCCACCATCGGCGGCGATTTCACCACCTTATCTGTGGAAGTCTATCAAACCATCACCGGCAGCTATGACATGCAGAAGGGCTCCGTGCTGGCGCTTTTGATGCTGGTGCCTACCATGCTGGCCTATCTGCTGAACAAATACTGGGTCAACAAAAAGAGTTTCGTCACCGTCACGGGCAAGCCCACCCAGGCCCGCAAGCTCATCGATGAGCCCCATATCAAATGGCCCCTGTTCGCTGTCTGCCTGGTGGTGGCCGCGGTCATCATCCTGTTCTACGGCACAGTGGTCTTTGGTTCCTTCGTCAAGACCTGGGGCTACGACTACACCCTCACCCTGGACCAGTACACCCGCGCCTTGCAGCAGGGCTGGGACAGCCTGCGGAACTCCATTATCCTGGGTCTGATCGGAGCGCTGATCGGCGGCCTGCTGGGCATGGTCATCGCCTACATCACCGCCAAGCGGGACTACTACGGCAAACGGTTTATCGAGGTGTCCTCTGTTCTGATGTTCGCCGTCCCCGGCACTGTGCTGGGCATCGCCTACATCCTGGCCTTCAACACCGGCTTCCTAGTGCTCACCGGCACCGCTGCCATCCTGGTGATCGTGTTCGTGTTCCGGAATATGCCGGTGGCGATTGAGTCCGGCACCACCACGCTGCTGCAGATCGACAACTCCATTGAAGAGGCCTCCACCATTCTGGGTGCCGGCAGCGGCTACTCCTTCCGCCGGATCTCCCTGCCTATGCTGCGCAACGCCTTCTTCTCCGGCCTGGTGTACTCCTTCGTGAAGGCCATCACTGCCGTCAGCGCCATCATCTTCCTGGTCTCTCCCCGCTGGGATCTGGTCACCAGCAAGATCTACACGCTCTTTGACCAGGCAAAATACAGCCAGGCTGCGGCCTTCGTCACCATGATGGTCGTAATCCTGCTGGTGTTTATCGGCATTTTCAACGGATTGATCAACCTGCTGCTGGCCCCCCGCTCCAGGGTGCCCAAGGGCGCAGGCATTCACGAGAAAACGGAGGAAACAAAATGA
- a CDS encoding ABC transporter substrate-binding protein, with translation MKQSKRLFALLLTLAMTLGMLTACGGGNSDTSSEGDGGESSGSNELTVYTAFPEAEVAYYFNAFEEATGIKVNALRLSAGEMLTRVAAEKDNPQASLMFGGSTDNYIAASNQGLLEAYQSPELSNTPENYLDPDGVWNPIYVGAIAFACNKDWFADKGYDYPTSWDDLLDPKYQDMIIMAHPATSGTAYTVLATLIQLKGEDAVWDYLKELDKNMSQYTKSGSAAPNGVALGEAAIALTFSHDGLQPTTEGYPIELSFPTDGTGYEVGAMALIKGGPADEQENAKKFIDFMCSAEGQNLYAENNSFRVPTNSQATPAEGLVTLDSVAVIDYDAVWAAEHKDEFVAQFEANIASSENLE, from the coding sequence ATGAAACAGAGCAAACGTCTATTCGCGCTGCTCCTTACCCTGGCTATGACGCTGGGAATGCTCACCGCCTGCGGCGGCGGCAACAGTGACACCTCCTCCGAAGGGGACGGTGGGGAGTCCAGCGGCAGCAACGAGCTGACCGTCTACACGGCATTCCCCGAGGCCGAGGTGGCCTACTACTTCAACGCGTTTGAGGAGGCCACCGGCATCAAGGTCAACGCTCTGCGGCTCTCCGCCGGTGAGATGCTGACCCGCGTGGCTGCTGAGAAGGACAATCCCCAGGCCTCCCTGATGTTCGGCGGCTCCACCGACAACTACATCGCCGCCTCCAACCAGGGCCTGCTGGAGGCCTATCAGTCCCCCGAGCTGTCCAACACCCCGGAGAACTATCTGGACCCCGACGGCGTGTGGAACCCCATCTATGTGGGCGCCATCGCCTTCGCCTGCAACAAGGACTGGTTCGCGGACAAAGGGTATGATTATCCCACCAGCTGGGATGACCTGCTGGATCCCAAGTATCAGGATATGATCATTATGGCCCACCCCGCCACCTCCGGCACCGCCTACACCGTTCTGGCCACGCTGATCCAGCTGAAGGGTGAGGATGCCGTGTGGGATTACCTGAAGGAGCTGGACAAGAACATGTCCCAGTACACCAAGTCCGGTTCCGCCGCTCCCAACGGCGTGGCCCTGGGCGAGGCGGCCATTGCCCTGACCTTCTCTCACGACGGTCTGCAGCCCACCACCGAGGGCTATCCCATCGAGCTGTCCTTCCCCACCGACGGCACCGGCTATGAGGTGGGTGCCATGGCCCTGATCAAGGGCGGTCCCGCTGACGAGCAGGAAAACGCCAAGAAGTTCATCGACTTCATGTGCTCTGCAGAGGGTCAGAACCTGTATGCCGAGAACAATTCCTTCCGGGTGCCCACCAACTCCCAGGCCACTCCGGCCGAGGGTCTGGTGACGCTGGACTCCGTGGCCGTCATCGACTATGATGCCGTCTGGGCTGCCGAGCACAAGGACGAGTTCGTCGCGCAGTTCGAGGCGAACATCGCCAGCTCTGAAAATCTGGAGTAA
- a CDS encoding MgtC/SapB family protein, with amino-acid sequence MMEGLAYLREMNVASVLLRLTVAMLFGGFIGLERERKRRPAGFRTYMLVCLGAALTMLLSQYESYMVTHAWHETAMEIGLRTDVSRFGAQVINGIGFLGAGTIIVTGKQEVKGLTTAAGLWASACMGLAIGAGFYECVLLGFLLILLTNRLLPFVEDAIIESARNMNIYVEFQTLDNLGDIIARIKSQGGQIYEVDLDRGREERSKNPSAVFSIRLPGRHYHVRVLAAISELESVYTIDEI; translated from the coding sequence ATGATGGAAGGACTGGCATACCTGCGGGAGATGAACGTGGCCTCCGTCCTGCTGCGCCTGACTGTGGCCATGCTCTTCGGGGGCTTCATCGGACTGGAGCGGGAGCGGAAGCGCCGGCCGGCAGGCTTCCGGACCTATATGCTGGTATGCTTGGGCGCGGCGCTGACCATGCTGCTCAGTCAGTATGAGAGCTATATGGTGACCCACGCCTGGCATGAGACCGCCATGGAGATCGGCCTGCGGACGGATGTGTCCCGCTTCGGCGCCCAGGTCATCAACGGCATCGGCTTTCTGGGTGCGGGCACCATCATCGTCACCGGCAAGCAGGAGGTGAAGGGACTGACCACGGCGGCGGGCCTTTGGGCGTCCGCCTGTATGGGTCTGGCCATCGGCGCGGGATTTTACGAGTGCGTACTTTTGGGCTTCCTGCTGATCCTGCTGACCAACCGGCTGCTGCCCTTCGTGGAGGATGCCATCATCGAAAGCGCCCGGAACATGAACATCTATGTGGAATTCCAGACGCTGGACAATCTGGGGGACATCATTGCCCGCATCAAGTCTCAGGGCGGACAGATTTACGAAGTGGATCTGGACCGGGGCCGGGAGGAGCGGTCCAAGAATCCCAGCGCGGTGTTCTCCATTCGGCTGCCCGGCAGGCACTACCACGTCCGGGTCCTGGCGGCGATCTCCGAGTTGGAGAGCGTCTACACCATTGATGAAATCTGA
- a CDS encoding MgtC/SapB family protein, with product MLPIFDGVRDVTVLSTTLRMLLAVVCGGLIGLEREYKRRPAGFRTHILICLGAAMTTLTSQFLYLNLHYYTDMARLGAQVVAGIGFIGAGAIIVTRRRRVKGLTTAAGLWAAAIVGLCLGGGFYEGGIFATALILAAEMFLSKLEYRMLDNAPEVNLYMEYSNKTCLDNVLRLFRDLNLKVLNMEITRSTETETHNACALFTLRLNKRCRVEQLIPKMNATEGVVSVEEL from the coding sequence TTGCTGCCGATTTTTGACGGTGTGCGGGATGTGACCGTGCTGTCCACCACGCTGCGGATGCTGCTGGCGGTGGTGTGCGGCGGTCTCATCGGGCTGGAGCGGGAGTACAAGCGCCGGCCGGCGGGGTTCCGCACCCATATCCTGATCTGCCTGGGGGCGGCCATGACGACCCTCACCAGCCAGTTCCTTTATTTGAACCTCCATTACTACACGGACATGGCCCGGCTGGGAGCCCAGGTGGTGGCGGGCATTGGCTTCATCGGCGCAGGCGCCATCATCGTCACCCGGCGCCGCCGGGTGAAGGGGCTCACTACGGCGGCGGGCCTCTGGGCGGCGGCCATTGTGGGCCTGTGCCTGGGCGGCGGGTTCTACGAGGGCGGCATCTTCGCCACGGCGCTGATTCTGGCGGCGGAGATGTTCCTGTCCAAGCTGGAGTACCGGATGCTGGACAACGCCCCGGAGGTGAACCTCTATATGGAGTACAGTAACAAGACCTGCCTGGACAATGTGCTGCGGCTGTTCCGGGATTTGAACCTGAAGGTGCTGAACATGGAGATTACCCGCTCTACGGAGACGGAGACGCACAATGCCTGCGCCCTCTTTACCCTGCGGCTGAACAAGCGGTGCCGGGTGGAGCAGCTGATCCCCAAGATGAACGCCACGGAGGGCGTGGTGTCGGTAGAGGAGTTGTAA
- a CDS encoding PfkB family carbohydrate kinase translates to MIGPVSLDHNIDYQGNERKEVGGAVVASGFAAAKSGNRTAVFTKLNPADADVEERFAGSGADVYWKPSQATCSIRNQYFTADKEKRACTSMGVCDPFRFDELPDIETKIYHFAGLVYGDFDGALFAEAARHGKVAVDVQCLLRHVEADRTMAFHDWAEKKQYLPVIDYLKTDAAEAEILTGLTDRAEAAKLLHSWGAKEVLITHNTEVLAYDGVTTYTCPIKARNLSGRTGRGDTTFAGYISERQRAGVEEALRYCTALVSLKMETPGPFQGTRQDVLDYIREFY, encoded by the coding sequence GTGATCGGCCCGGTGTCCCTGGATCACAACATCGACTATCAGGGCAACGAACGCAAGGAGGTGGGCGGCGCCGTGGTGGCCTCCGGCTTTGCGGCTGCCAAAAGCGGCAACCGCACCGCCGTGTTTACCAAGCTGAATCCCGCGGATGCGGATGTGGAGGAGCGGTTCGCCGGGTCCGGTGCGGATGTGTACTGGAAGCCGTCTCAGGCCACCTGCTCCATCCGCAACCAGTATTTCACCGCCGACAAAGAAAAGCGGGCCTGCACCTCCATGGGGGTGTGCGATCCCTTCCGGTTCGATGAGCTGCCGGATATCGAGACCAAGATCTATCACTTCGCCGGCCTGGTGTACGGCGACTTCGACGGTGCCCTCTTTGCCGAGGCAGCCAGGCACGGCAAGGTGGCGGTGGATGTCCAGTGCCTGCTGCGCCATGTGGAGGCGGACAGGACCATGGCCTTCCACGACTGGGCGGAAAAGAAGCAGTACCTGCCGGTGATCGACTACCTCAAGACCGACGCGGCGGAGGCGGAGATCCTGACGGGCCTCACCGATCGGGCGGAGGCCGCCAAGCTCCTGCACAGCTGGGGCGCCAAGGAGGTCCTCATCACCCACAACACCGAGGTGCTGGCCTACGACGGGGTGACCACCTACACCTGTCCCATCAAGGCACGGAACCTCTCCGGCCGGACCGGGCGGGGCGACACCACCTTCGCCGGCTATATCTCGGAGCGCCAGCGGGCCGGGGTGGAGGAGGCCCTGCGGTACTGCACGGCCCTGGTCTCTCTGAAGATGGAGACGCCGGGCCCCTTCCAGGGCACCCGACAGGATGTGCTGGATTATATCCGGGAGTTTTATTGA
- a CDS encoding DUF3298 and DUF4163 domain-containing protein has translation MNEPLTQLHAEAMTAEREWTVEEIPVLSASISLPEPVPAADKVSRRIRRYYQLQCRSFLRYCETYLLPAAAEEYRAALAASLPLPHFRAELTYQVTYNDGGLWSLYTQSRESGFSGRPTLLRHGDTWDLTSGYPVPLSAFFPRRSGWKRRLMEAAEAEIQRQETAGISRYHEGVRRLLRRHFNPQNFYLTAEGLSFFYPMYAIAPAMEGIPVFTLPYGQGGPALPARDA, from the coding sequence ATGAACGAACCTCTCACCCAGCTGCACGCAGAGGCCATGACCGCGGAGCGGGAATGGACCGTAGAGGAGATCCCTGTGCTCTCCGCCTCCATCTCCCTGCCGGAACCAGTTCCAGCAGCGGACAAAGTCTCCCGCCGCATCCGGCGGTATTACCAGCTCCAGTGCCGTTCCTTCCTACGCTATTGTGAGACGTACCTCCTGCCTGCGGCGGCGGAGGAATACCGCGCTGCTCTGGCGGCCAGCCTGCCCCTGCCCCACTTCCGGGCGGAGCTGACCTATCAGGTCACCTACAACGACGGCGGCCTCTGGAGCCTGTATACCCAGTCCCGGGAGAGCGGCTTTTCAGGGCGCCCCACGCTTCTGCGCCATGGGGATACCTGGGATCTGACCTCCGGCTATCCGGTGCCTCTGTCCGCCTTCTTTCCCCGCCGCAGCGGATGGAAGCGGCGGCTGATGGAGGCAGCGGAGGCGGAGATCCAGCGGCAGGAGACGGCTGGGATCTCCCGGTACCATGAGGGCGTCCGCCGGCTGCTGCGGCGCCATTTCAACCCGCAGAACTTCTATCTTACGGCGGAGGGTCTGTCGTTTTTTTATCCCATGTACGCCATCGCCCCGGCCATGGAGGGCATCCCGGTCTTCACCCTCCCCTACGGCCAGGGCGGTCCGGCCCTCCCCGCCCGGGATGCTTGA
- a CDS encoding YerC/YecD family TrpR-related protein, with protein sequence MVKIGKKEKNGELYKAILLLKDEQECYEFFQDLCTVSELRAMEQRFEVASLLDDGMIYNEILERTGASSATISRVNRSLSYGTGAYEKIFARYKKRDK encoded by the coding sequence ATGGTAAAGATCGGCAAGAAGGAAAAGAACGGCGAGCTGTACAAGGCAATTCTGCTGCTGAAGGACGAGCAGGAGTGCTATGAGTTCTTCCAGGATCTGTGTACCGTGTCGGAGCTGCGGGCCATGGAGCAGCGGTTCGAGGTAGCCTCCCTGCTGGACGACGGCATGATCTATAACGAGATCCTGGAGCGCACCGGCGCCTCCAGCGCCACCATCAGCCGGGTGAACCGGTCCCTCAGCTACGGCACCGGGGCCTACGAGAAGATTTTCGCCCGGTACAAGAAGCGGGACAAATGA
- a CDS encoding class I SAM-dependent DNA methyltransferase, translating into MSSYDALAASYDALTVDVEYRRRADYLTRQFHRSALPVETVLDLACGTGTMACLLAERGYRMIAVDGSEEMLTQAAWKAAALEQPPMFLHQSMPRLHLGMEVDAAISTLDALNYLTRTADLRETLRRVYRWLRPGGLFLFDVNTPYKLRRMDGQVYLDETEDSYCVWRTFYAPGRKICTYQVDLFRLNANGSWDRAFEEHRERAWGREELETYLTEAGFGAVTVTGDLTSRPPAAEEDRWIFRCQKPVRPR; encoded by the coding sequence ATGAGCAGTTATGACGCCCTGGCCGCCAGCTACGATGCCCTGACAGTGGATGTGGAATACCGCCGGCGGGCAGACTACCTGACGCGGCAGTTCCACAGAAGCGCCCTCCCGGTGGAGACGGTGCTGGACCTGGCCTGCGGAACCGGCACCATGGCCTGCCTGCTGGCGGAGCGGGGATACCGGATGATCGCCGTGGACGGATCCGAGGAGATGTTGACCCAGGCGGCCTGGAAGGCGGCGGCGTTGGAGCAGCCGCCGATGTTCCTGCACCAGTCCATGCCCCGCCTGCACCTGGGCATGGAGGTGGATGCGGCGATCTCCACCCTGGACGCGCTGAACTACCTCACCCGGACGGCAGACCTGCGGGAGACGCTGCGGCGGGTATACCGCTGGCTGCGGCCCGGCGGACTGTTCCTATTCGATGTGAACACCCCCTACAAGCTCCGGCGGATGGACGGGCAGGTCTATCTGGACGAGACAGAGGACAGCTACTGCGTCTGGCGGACCTTCTACGCCCCCGGCCGGAAGATCTGCACCTATCAGGTGGACCTGTTCCGGCTGAACGCCAACGGGAGCTGGGACCGGGCCTTTGAGGAGCACCGGGAGCGGGCCTGGGGGCGGGAGGAGCTGGAGACGTATCTGACGGAGGCGGGCTTCGGCGCTGTCACCGTCACCGGCGACCTCACCAGCCGTCCACCGGCGGCGGAGGAGGACCGCTGGATTTTCCGGTGTCAAAAGCCGGTCAGACCAAGATAA
- the hslO gene encoding Hsp33 family molecular chaperone HslO has protein sequence MSDQLIRAISKDGHIKATAVSTRALTERARQIHKALPVATAALGRTLAAVSMMGNALKEDGASVTLQIKGGGPLGTLLAVSDNQGNVRGTVDNPVVDLPLRPDGKLDVGAAVGHEGTLTVIRDLNMKEPYVGSVSLLGGEIAEDLAAYFVESEQIPTACGLGVLVDRDQSVLAAGGYLIQLLPGAGEDVIAKVEGSLMAAGPVTGLLRNDPDPEAMLRHALSDFDLEILERSPIEYRCYCSRDRMERALISLGPEELQAMIDEQGSADLTCRFCDNVQHFSRADLEAMVRGLQKKM, from the coding sequence ATGAGCGATCAGTTGATCCGGGCCATCTCCAAGGATGGCCATATCAAGGCCACGGCAGTTTCCACCCGGGCGCTCACAGAGCGCGCCCGTCAGATCCACAAGGCTCTGCCTGTGGCCACGGCGGCGCTGGGCCGGACGCTGGCTGCGGTCTCCATGATGGGCAACGCCCTGAAGGAGGACGGGGCCAGCGTGACGCTGCAGATCAAGGGCGGAGGCCCGCTGGGAACGCTGCTGGCGGTGTCCGATAACCAGGGCAACGTCCGGGGAACGGTGGACAATCCTGTCGTGGACCTGCCTCTGCGGCCCGACGGCAAGCTGGATGTGGGGGCCGCTGTGGGCCATGAGGGTACGTTGACGGTGATCCGGGACCTGAACATGAAGGAGCCCTATGTGGGCAGCGTGAGCCTGTTGGGCGGCGAAATCGCAGAGGACCTGGCGGCCTATTTCGTGGAGTCCGAACAGATCCCCACGGCTTGCGGCCTGGGGGTGCTGGTAGACCGGGACCAGAGCGTGCTGGCCGCCGGCGGGTATCTGATCCAGCTGCTGCCCGGCGCCGGCGAGGATGTCATCGCCAAGGTGGAGGGCAGCCTGATGGCCGCAGGGCCGGTGACGGGACTTTTGCGGAATGATCCGGACCCGGAGGCTATGCTGCGGCACGCTCTGTCGGATTTCGACCTGGAGATCCTGGAGAGGAGCCCCATCGAGTACCGCTGCTACTGCAGCCGGGACAGGATGGAGCGGGCCCTCATCAGCCTGGGGCCGGAGGAACTTCAGGCCATGATCGACGAGCAGGGCAGCGCGGACCTCACCTGCCGCTTCTGTGACAATGTGCAGCACTTCTCCAGAGCAGATCTGGAGGCCATGGTCCGGGGGCTCCAGAAAAAAATGTAA